CGCCGATGTCCTGCCCGCGCAGACCGTCATCGTGCTCACCGAACTGTTCGGCACGGACCCAGGGCAATGGCGCCGCCTCATCGACCTGTTCTGCGACACCGTCGCGCAGGATCTCGCCAGCCTGGAAGCGGCTATCGCCCGCCGCGCGGTCACCGACATCGCCACGGCCACCCACCGGATCGTCGGCTCGGCACGCATGTTCGGGCATGCGCCCATCGGCGACGCGGCCTGCGCCGTCGAGCGCCTCGCCCACGGCGACGGCAGCGGCAACTACAGCGGCCACGCCTGCCCGGCCGACCTCCAGTCAGCCGCCGTCAGCCTGCGGATGCGGATCGATGCCTTCCGGCGGCAAGCGCAGCGGTGCGAGTGGCCAGACGCCGTCGGGTCCGGTTAGCTCCGGTTAACCCGCGGCCGCGCGGGCGGCCATGCGGCGGTTGACCATCAGCGGCACCACGCCGAGCGCGATGCCGCCCAGGCCCACCACGTTGGTCGCCAGATCGAAGGTCGGAACGCTGTAGGCCGCAATGAACCACAGGAACAGCGCACTGAAGAGCGGCCACACCAGCAGGAACACCAGATTGAAGACCGATCTCATCGCCTCGCGGCGAAAGCGCCACGCGCACGCAAAGCCTGCCAGCCCATAGTAGAAGGCCACCTGGAACCCGATCGCATTCACCGAATCCTTGATGATGGCGCCCACGCTCGGAAAGTACGATGAGCCGAACAGCAGCAACAGCCCGATCGCCGTGATCACCACCGTGGCCACCCACGGCGTGCGCCAGCGCTTGTGCAGCATGGCGTAACGCGGGTGCAGGATGCCGTCTCGCCCCTTGGCGTAAAGCGTGCGCGTGAACTGCAGGATGGAGGTCTCCAGCGTGCCCACGGTGCTGAGCATGACGGCGATCACGGCCACGTAGCTCCACGGGCGCGGCAGCAACTTGTCGGCAATCGCAAAGACGACGTTGGTGCTGGACTGCTGGATCTCCTGGTCACTCAACACCAGCAGGATTACCACGGCAAAACCCATGAACAGCGCCAGCACAATCAGCATCGCCCACAAGGCCCCGTGGCCGGGCGCGCGGCTGGCATCGCGCGTCTCCTCGGTCAGGTTGACCGTCACATCCCAGCCCCAGAAGAAGAACAGCGCCGTCAGCGCGCCGGTGGCAAACAACTGGGGCGTGAAGCTGCCGGGCGACAGCCACACCAGCGAAAACACGTGCGCCGGATGCGCGCCGTACTTGGCCATCGCCAGCAGGATCAGCGCCAGCAGGATCGCCGTTTCCGTCACCGTCATGGCGATCTGCGAATAACTGGTCAGCTTGATGCCCTTGACGATGACCGCGCTCACCACCAGCAGCCACACCGCCGCCACCAGCGCCACCGCCGCCGGCTGCACCGCCAGCCGGGGGGCGATCAGCGTGAGCGTGGCCGTCGCCGCCGGAATCGTGCCCGACACCATGAACACCACCGACGCCACCAGCAGCGCCCAGCCGGCAAAAAACCCGAGCGTGCGATTGAAGATCGCGCCCACCCAGGCATACGCGGCGCCGGCGCTGGGGTTCAGCCGGTTCAAGTGCAGATAGGCGAAGGTCACGCCAAACATGATCAGCCCGCAATACAGCAGACTGGCCGGCGCCAGCAGGCCGACCGCCCCGATCAGCGTGGCCGTGGTGGCGGCAATGCTGAAGGCCGGCGCCGTGCCGGCCACGCCCATCACCACCGATTCGGCCAGGCCCAGCGCCTGCCCCTCCAACTCCGACGGAGCGTTCGTCGTCATGGTCGCCCCCCCTATCGCTGATGTCGCCCCCGGATACGCCGCCGGGCAGCAGCGCCCGGCGGGCACCTACAGTATTGGCACCAGGTGCGACAACGCCAAGCACCTTGGCGCCTCGGCGAAGTGGCGCAAAAATCACAACAAGGGACACCTACGTGGGCCGTGCCTCCGCCCGCTGTTACGAAGTGCTGAAATAGCCCTATTCCACACGCGGTTTATTTACTCTGCTAAGCATATTGCCGACCCAGTTCTGTTATATGTTGCCAGTCACGCAATACAACAGTGTTCGACAGCTATTGATGCTGTGCACACCTCACCACTATCTTCGTGTGCAACCGTCGGCGCAGTTCGGGCTAGCGCCGCAACAACGCAATCGACCTGCACGATTGCGTACACCACTTCGCAGCAACAGGGCACATCAACATTTCCGGGGGGATTTCGATGTCCGAAGCAGTACTTCATCCATTTTTTTCGCGCGAGCGCACCATCGCCGCGGTGGGTTTCAACCGCTGGCTGGTACCACCCGCCGCGCTGGCCATCCATCTCTGCATCGGCATGGCCTATGGCTTCTCCGTCTTCTGGCTGCCGCTGTCGCGGGCACTGGGCATCACCCAGGCGCGCACCTGCGGTGCCGATGTCTCGCTGATCGCCGAACTGTTCACCACCTCGTGCGACTGGCGCATTTCCAGCCTCGGCTGGATGTACACCCTGTTCTTCGTGTTCCTGGGCGCCTCGGCGGCGCTGTGGGGCGGCTGGCTGGAACGCGTCGGCCCGCGCAAGGCCGGCGTGGTCTCGGCGGTGTGCTGGTGCGGCGGTCTGCTGATCTCGGCATTCGGCGTGCAGACGCACCAGTTGTGGATGCTGTGGATCGGCTCCGGCGTGATCGGCGGCATCGGCCTGGGCCTGGGCTACATCTCGCCCGTGTCGACGTTGATCAAGTGGTTCCCGGACAAGCGCGGCATGGCGACCGGCATGGCCATCATGGGTTTCGGCGGCGGCGCGATGATCGGCGCACCGCTGGCTGACCGCCTGATGAAGCTGTTTGCCTCGGCCGATTCCGTGGGCGTAGCGCAAACGTTTATTGTGCTGGCCGGCATCTACTTCCTGTTCATGATGGCCGGTGCCCTGGGCTACCGCGTGCCGCCCGCGGGCTGGAAGCCGGCCGGCTGGACGCCGTCGCCCGCCAAGGCCAACAACACCATGGTCACGCAGCGCCACGTGCACGTGAACGAGGCCATCAAGACGCCGCAGTTCTGGCTGATCTGGGCCGTGCTGTGCCTGAACGTGTCGGCCGGCATCGGTGTGCTGGGCATGGCTTCGCCGCTGTTGCAGGAAGTGTTCGGCGGCAAGCTGCTGGGGGTCACCACCGCGTTCACCGAGCTGACCGCCGCGCAGAAGGGCCAGATCGCCGCCATCGCCGCGGGCTTCACCGGCCTGCTGAGCCTGTTCAACATCGGCGGCCGCTTCTTCTGGGCCTCGCTGTCGGACCGCCTGGGCCGCAAGCTGACCTACGCCATCTTCTTCGCGCTGGGCTTCGTGCTGTACGCCGCGATTCCCTGGACCTCGCACACCAGCAACATCGCACTGTTCTCGCTGGCCTTCTGCGTGATCCTGAGCATGTACGGCGGCGGCTTCGCCACCGTTCCGGCCTACCTGGCCGACATGTTCGGCACCCAGATGGTGGGCGCCATCCACGGCCGCCTGCTGACCGCATGGTCGACGGCCGGCATTCTGGGCCCGGTGCTGGTGAACTACCTGCGCGAATACCAGATCGCCCACGGCGTGGCCCGCGCGGCCGTCTACGACATCACGATGATGGTGCTGGCCGGCCTGCTGGTGCTCGGCTTCATCTGCAACCTGCTGGTGCGTCCGGTCGATCCGAAGCACTTCATGACCGAAGCGCAGCTCGACGAGCAACGCCACGCCGCGGCCGCCGCTACCCCGCAGGCGGCCGCGCCGGAAACCTCGCTCGAGTGGCAAGCGCATCCGGGTTCGGCCGTGGCCGTGGTGCTGGCCTGGGCCGCAGTCGGCCTGCCGTTGGGCTGGGGGGTTTGGATTACACTCCAGAAAGCCGCCGTGCTGTTCTCCTGACCCGACGCACTCAACGCTCCAGCCGCCCCGCCCCATGAAGTCCCAGAAGATTCAGTTTTATCGTCATCCGGCCGGTGGCTGGGGCGCGCTCAAGAGCGTTGCGCACCAGTTGCTGACCCATGGCATCGCCGCCAAGGGCGCCAAGACCCTGCTGTCGGCCAACCAGCCGGACGGTTTCGACTGTCCGGGCTGCGCCTGGCCCGACCGCGACCACGCCTCCACCTTCGAATTCTGCGAAAACGGCGTGAAGGCCGTGGCGGCCGAAGCCACGGCCCGCCGCACCACGCCCGAGTTCTTCGCGCAGCACACCGTGCGCGAACTGGCCGGGTGGTCCGATTTTGCGCTGGAAGACCAGGGGCGCCTCACGCACCCGATGGTCTACGACGCGGCCACCGACAAGTACCAGCCCATCGAATGGGACGACGCCTTCGCGCTGATCGCGCAGCACCTGCGCGCGCTGCCCGATCCGAACCAGGCGATCTTCTACACCTCCGGCCGCACCAGCAATGAGGCCGCCTTCCTCTACCAGCTGTTCGTGCGCGCCTATGGCACGAACAACTTCCCCGACTGCTCCAACATGTGCCACGAGCCCTCAGGCACGGGCATGCGGGGCAGCATCGGCGTCGGCAAGGGCACCGTCACCCTCGACGACTTCACCAAGGCCGACGCCATCTTCATCTTCGGCCAGAATCCCGGCACCAACCATCCGCGCATGCTCGGCGAGCTGCGCGACGCCTCCAGGCGCGGCGCCAGGATCGTGTCGTTCAACCCGCTGCGCGAGCGCGGGCTGGAGCGCTTTGCCGATCCGCAAAGCAAGATCGAAATGCTCACGCTGGGCTCCACGCGCATCAGCACCGAATACCACCAGGTCCGCATCGGCGGTGACCTGGCGACTATCAAGGGCATCATCAAGCATGTGATCGAGCGCGACGACGCGGCGCGCGGCCGCGGCCGCAGTGACGACAACCGCGCCATCATCGACCACGACTTCGTGGCCCGGCACACCGGCGGCTATGACGCCTTCGCCGCCGACGTGCGCGCCGAATCGTGGGCCACAATCGAGGCCGAATCAGGCCTGCCCGAAGCCGAGATCCGCCAGGCCGGCGATACGTACATCCAGGCGGGCAGCGTAATCGCCTGCTGGGGCATGGGCATCACCCAGCACAAGCATTCGGTGGCGACCATCCAGATGATCGTCAACCTGCTGCTGCTGCGCGGCAACATCGGCCGGCCCGGCGCCGGCGCCTGCCCGGTGCGCGGCCACAGCAACGTGCAGGGCGACCGCACCATGGGCATCTACGAGAAGCCCGCGCCGGCCTTCCTCGACCGGCTGGAGCAGGTCTTCGGACTCAGCGTGCCGCGCGCGCACGGCTACGACACCGTCGGCGCCATCGAGGCGATGCGCGACGGCGCGGCGCGCGTGTTCTTCGCCATGGGCGGCAACTTTGCGGCGGCCACGCCGGACACCGCCGCCACCTGGCATGCGCTGCGCCAGTGCGACCTGACCGTGCACGTGACCACCAAGCTCAACCGCAGCCACATCGTGCACGGCAAGGCCGCGCTGATCCTGCCGTGCCTGGGCCGCACCGAAATCGACCAGCAGGCCGGCGGCACGCAAGGCGTGACGGTGGAAGACTCGATGAGCATGGTGCACATGTCGGCGGGCATCAATCCGCCGGCCTCGCCGCACCTGCTGTCCGAGCCGGCCATCGTGGCGCGCCTGGCCGAGGCGACGCTGCCCGGGGGCACCGTCCCGTGGCGCTGGCTGGTCGAAGACTACGACCGCATCCGCGAACGCATCGAGGCCGTGTTCGATGACTTCGCCGGCTTCAACCAGAAGATCCGCGTGCCGGGCGGCTTCCGCCTGCGCAACACGGCATCGGAGCGGGCCTGGAACACCCCGTCGGGCAAGGCCGAATTCCATGCCCACGCGATCCCGACCGATACGCCGGTCCACCGCGCCCGCGCGCGCCACGCCGATGCGACGGTCTTCACGCTCGCCACGGTGCGCTCGCACGACCAGTACAACACCACCATCTACGGCATGGACGACCGCTATCGCGGCGTGTTCGGCCAGCGCCGCGTGGTGTTCGCCAACGCCGAGGACCTGCGCGCCATCGGCATGAAGGACGGCGACGGGGTCGACCTGCTCACCGTCTCCGAAGACGGCGTGACGCGCCGCGCCGACGGCTTCCGCCTGGTCGCGTACGACATCCCGCGCGGCTGCCTGGCGGCGTACTATCCCGAGACCAACCCGCTGGTGCCGCTGTCCGCCGTGGCCGACCAGGCCCGCACGCCGACGTCCAAGTCGATCCCGGTGATGCTGGTGCCGAGCCAGGCCACGCCGCGCGCCGAAGCAGACACGGCGGCCACGGCCGAAGCCTGATGACCGCAGCCCCTGGCTGGTCGGCGCTGCAAGGGGCGCTGCTGGCGGCATTGCAGGAAACCGACGCAGGCAAGCCGGTGTCGCTGCCCTGGCTGACCAAGCGCGTAGGCGAGCGCGCCAGCACCGTGCTGCGCGCGCTGCATCCGCTGGCGGACGCCGGCCTGCTGCGCGTGACGATGGACGATGCGCGCTGGCTGGTCGTGCTGCTCGATGCCGGCCGCCACGTGCGCAAGGATGCTGCCGCATGACCGCCCTCACCCGCCACCCCGCCGGCCTGCCGGTCGTCTCCACCTCGGCGACACGGCGCACGCGTGCCGGCGCGCAGGAAGACGCCACCACCGCGGTCGCCGACGAAGTCCCTGTCGCGCTGGTGTTCAACGGCATCACGCACGCCGTGATGATGGCCTCGCCGACCGACCTGGAGGAATTCGCGCTGGGGTTCGCGCTGTCCGAGGGCATCATCGACAGCCGTGCCGACTGGCGCGGCGCCGACGTCGACGCGCATCCGCACGGGCTGGAGGTACACGCCGAGATCGCCTCGCGCTGCTTTGTCCGCCTGAAGGAACGCCGCCGCGCGCTGGCCGGGCCCACCGGCTGCGGCCTGTGCGGCATCGAGAGCCTGCAGACCTTCGAGGCCATGCCCGCGCCACTCGCGCGACCGACATGGGTGCAGACGCTGCCCGATGCGCAAGTCCTGGACGCACTGAAGGCGCTCACCGCGCATCAACCCGCCAACGCGCTCACCGGGGGCCTGCATGCCGCCGGCTGGGTGCCCGCCGATGGCAACGGCATGCCCGCGCACGTGCTGGAAGACGTCGGCCGGCACAACGCGCTGGACAAGCTGATCGGCCGGCTGGCCCGGCTCGGTATCCGCCCCGCCGACGGCTTCGTCGTGATGACCAGCCGCGCGAGCTTCGAGCTGGCACGCAAATGCGTACAGGCCGGCGTGCCGCTGCTGGCGACCATCTCCGCCCCGTCGTCGCTGGCCATCTCGCATGCCGGGGCGGGACAGCTGACGCTGCTGGCGTTCTGCCGCGGCGACAGTGTCACGCGGTTCGCCTAGGGTCTGTCATCAAATAGTCCAGATCACAGCGGAGGCCAGATGGATGGCGCCGAGGAAAGCGGCGGCAGTCTTATCGTAGCGAGTGGCAATGGCCCGGTATTGCTTGAGCTTGGCGAAGAAGTTCTCGACGAGGTGGCGAGCTTTGTACAGGTGCGCATCGTATTCGCGCTGCACCTTGCGAGTTCGAATGCTGGGGATGACGACCGCCTTGCCGGCCTGCAGTAACGGCTCAACGACGCGCTGTTGTGCGTCGTAGCCCTTGTCTGCGATGACCGTCTGCGCTTCGGTGTCCTTGAGCAAGACGTCGGCACCCTCCAGATCCGAGGCTTGCCCAGGCGTCAGATACAAGCCCGTGGGATTGCCCAGCGCATCCACGGTTGCGTGGATCTTGGTGCTCAGGCCTCCTCGGCTGCGCCCGATGGCTTGTGAAGCGGCCCCCCTTTTCCTCCAGCGCTGTGCTGATGGGCTCGCACGAGCGTAGCGTCAATCATGGCGTATTCGTTATCTGCGTGTTGAGCCAGCGCTTCGAAGACCCGCTGCCACACTCCGCGCCGACTCCAGCGCATATGGCGTAAATGCACTACCCGAAAGTCACCAAAGCGTTCGGGGAGATCGCGCCAGGCAATGCCAGCACGGTAGCGATAGAGCACGGCATCCACAAACAATCGATTGTCCTTCGCTGGCGCTCCCACATGGCCGCGCCTACCAGGCAGCAATTCTTGTATGCGCTCCCATTGCGCGTCTGTCAGGCCGTATCTGCGAGTCATACACTTCTAACGCTCATCGCGGGAATTCGATGACAGGCCCTAGTACCTTTGCACAGAGGTTATGACGGTTTGTCAGAGGTCGGTACTGGGTAGGCCTTGGCCAATTTCTTGCGGGCCGTTTCGGTAGAGAACATCCAGTTGATGCGAGCGCCGCTGGCGTTTCGCAGTTGCTCCCAAGCCGCGACTTCGGTGATCAGCCGATCGCGGCAGTCGATGCGGCGATCCAGGCACTGGCTTCGCAGCACGCCGATTTCGATCTCGACCATGTTGAGCCAACTGGCGTGCTTGGGGGTGTAGTGGAATTCGATCCGCTGCAGGATGCGGCGAGCTTCTACGGGTGGCAGGGCTTGGTAGAGCGCAGCAGGCGTGTGGGTCGACAGATTGTCCAGCACGACCCGGATGCGCGGTGCCTGGGGGTAGTGGATGTCGACCAGATCGCGCATGCACTGGGCGAAGTCATCTGCCGTTCTGCGTTCGGTGACTTTCACCTTACGCCAGCTGCAGTGTGCATCGAGGAAGACGAACAGATTGGCGGTGCCGTTGCGCTTGTATTCGCAGTCGTAGCACAAGGGCTTGCCCGGCTCGGCCGGGATCGGTTGTCGTATCTCGCCGATGAGTTGGGTCGGACTCTCATCGAAGCACACCACCGGGTGCCGCGGGTCCGGAGTTTCGGCATACAGGTCGAGCACGTCTTCCATGCGTGCCACGTATTCCGCGTCGATCTTGGGAATGCACCACATGTCCTTGCGCCAGGGCTTCAGATCGTTCTCGGCCAGGCGCCGGCGTACCGTCTCGCGCGATAGCGCTTCGTGCTCGGTGAGCTTGACGAGCGTGTCGGCGAGCAATTCCAGCGTCCAGCGCGCACGTCCCGGTGGCGGGTTGGTGCAGGCGGTGGCGATCAGCAGGGCCTCTTCCTTGCCGCTGAGCTTGCGCTGCGCCCCAGGCCGAGCCTGTTCGTTCAGCGCCGCTTCCAGACCCGTCTCCACGAAGCGACGCTTGGTGCGGTACACCGTGGATTCGCCAACCGCCACGGTGGCGGCAATGCTTGCGTCATCCTGGCCAGCGTGCGCTGCAAGCAGGATTTGCGCTCGCTTGAGCTTGCGTGCCGCGTGCTTGCCGCCGCTTAGCATGGCGGCAAGCGCCTCACGCTCGGATTGGTCGAGTTCGACTCGATAGCGTAGATTCATCCGGATGGCTTCCTTTGGGGGAGGCCTCCTTCGACTGCCGGGGTTCCGAATGAATCAGAAGCCGCTTCCATTGTCTGGCGAGCGCTCAGCCTGCCCGAGC
The nucleotide sequence above comes from Ralstonia solanacearum K60. Encoded proteins:
- a CDS encoding Hpt domain-containing protein, producing the protein MPAHAATPIGPAPEPTPSPYVEVRPAIADVLPAQTVIVLTELFGTDPGQWRRLIDLFCDTVAQDLASLEAAIARRAVTDIATATHRIVGSARMFGHAPIGDAACAVERLAHGDGSGNYSGHACPADLQSAAVSLRMRIDAFRRQAQRCEWPDAVGSG
- a CDS encoding APC family permease, translated to MTTNAPSELEGQALGLAESVVMGVAGTAPAFSIAATTATLIGAVGLLAPASLLYCGLIMFGVTFAYLHLNRLNPSAGAAYAWVGAIFNRTLGFFAGWALLVASVVFMVSGTIPAATATLTLIAPRLAVQPAAVALVAAVWLLVVSAVIVKGIKLTSYSQIAMTVTETAILLALILLAMAKYGAHPAHVFSLVWLSPGSFTPQLFATGALTALFFFWGWDVTVNLTEETRDASRAPGHGALWAMLIVLALFMGFAVVILLVLSDQEIQQSSTNVVFAIADKLLPRPWSYVAVIAVMLSTVGTLETSILQFTRTLYAKGRDGILHPRYAMLHKRWRTPWVATVVITAIGLLLLFGSSYFPSVGAIIKDSVNAIGFQVAFYYGLAGFACAWRFRREAMRSVFNLVFLLVWPLFSALFLWFIAAYSVPTFDLATNVVGLGGIALGVVPLMVNRRMAARAAAG
- a CDS encoding OFA family MFS transporter — encoded protein: MSEAVLHPFFSRERTIAAVGFNRWLVPPAALAIHLCIGMAYGFSVFWLPLSRALGITQARTCGADVSLIAELFTTSCDWRISSLGWMYTLFFVFLGASAALWGGWLERVGPRKAGVVSAVCWCGGLLISAFGVQTHQLWMLWIGSGVIGGIGLGLGYISPVSTLIKWFPDKRGMATGMAIMGFGGGAMIGAPLADRLMKLFASADSVGVAQTFIVLAGIYFLFMMAGALGYRVPPAGWKPAGWTPSPAKANNTMVTQRHVHVNEAIKTPQFWLIWAVLCLNVSAGIGVLGMASPLLQEVFGGKLLGVTTAFTELTAAQKGQIAAIAAGFTGLLSLFNIGGRFFWASLSDRLGRKLTYAIFFALGFVLYAAIPWTSHTSNIALFSLAFCVILSMYGGGFATVPAYLADMFGTQMVGAIHGRLLTAWSTAGILGPVLVNYLREYQIAHGVARAAVYDITMMVLAGLLVLGFICNLLVRPVDPKHFMTEAQLDEQRHAAAAATPQAAAPETSLEWQAHPGSAVAVVLAWAAVGLPLGWGVWITLQKAAVLFS
- a CDS encoding FdhF/YdeP family oxidoreductase; protein product: MKSQKIQFYRHPAGGWGALKSVAHQLLTHGIAAKGAKTLLSANQPDGFDCPGCAWPDRDHASTFEFCENGVKAVAAEATARRTTPEFFAQHTVRELAGWSDFALEDQGRLTHPMVYDAATDKYQPIEWDDAFALIAQHLRALPDPNQAIFYTSGRTSNEAAFLYQLFVRAYGTNNFPDCSNMCHEPSGTGMRGSIGVGKGTVTLDDFTKADAIFIFGQNPGTNHPRMLGELRDASRRGARIVSFNPLRERGLERFADPQSKIEMLTLGSTRISTEYHQVRIGGDLATIKGIIKHVIERDDAARGRGRSDDNRAIIDHDFVARHTGGYDAFAADVRAESWATIEAESGLPEAEIRQAGDTYIQAGSVIACWGMGITQHKHSVATIQMIVNLLLLRGNIGRPGAGACPVRGHSNVQGDRTMGIYEKPAPAFLDRLEQVFGLSVPRAHGYDTVGAIEAMRDGAARVFFAMGGNFAAATPDTAATWHALRQCDLTVHVTTKLNRSHIVHGKAALILPCLGRTEIDQQAGGTQGVTVEDSMSMVHMSAGINPPASPHLLSEPAIVARLAEATLPGGTVPWRWLVEDYDRIRERIEAVFDDFAGFNQKIRVPGGFRLRNTASERAWNTPSGKAEFHAHAIPTDTPVHRARARHADATVFTLATVRSHDQYNTTIYGMDDRYRGVFGQRRVVFANAEDLRAIGMKDGDGVDLLTVSEDGVTRRADGFRLVAYDIPRGCLAAYYPETNPLVPLSAVADQARTPTSKSIPVMLVPSQATPRAEADTAATAEA
- the fdhD gene encoding formate dehydrogenase accessory sulfurtransferase FdhD — its product is MTALTRHPAGLPVVSTSATRRTRAGAQEDATTAVADEVPVALVFNGITHAVMMASPTDLEEFALGFALSEGIIDSRADWRGADVDAHPHGLEVHAEIASRCFVRLKERRRALAGPTGCGLCGIESLQTFEAMPAPLARPTWVQTLPDAQVLDALKALTAHQPANALTGGLHAAGWVPADGNGMPAHVLEDVGRHNALDKLIGRLARLGIRPADGFVVMTSRASFELARKCVQAGVPLLATISAPSSLAISHAGAGQLTLLAFCRGDSVTRFA
- a CDS encoding IS5 family transposase (programmed frameshift) gives rise to the protein MTRRYGLTDAQWERIQELLPGRRGHVGAPAKDNRLFVDAVLYRYRAGIAWRDLPERFGDFRVVHLRHMRWSRRGVWQRVFEALAQHADNEYAMIDATLVRAHQHSAGGKRGAASQAIGRSRGGLSTKIHATVDALGNPTGLYLTPGQASDLEGADVLLKDTEAQTVIADKGYDAQQRVVEPLLQAGKAVVIPSIRTRKVQREYDAHLYKARHLVENFFAKLKQYRAIATRYDKTAAAFLGAIHLASAVIWTI
- a CDS encoding IS630 family transposase; this translates as MNLRYRVELDQSEREALAAMLSGGKHAARKLKRAQILLAAHAGQDDASIAATVAVGESTVYRTKRRFVETGLEAALNEQARPGAQRKLSGKEEALLIATACTNPPPGRARWTLELLADTLVKLTEHEALSRETVRRRLAENDLKPWRKDMWCIPKIDAEYVARMEDVLDLYAETPDPRHPVVCFDESPTQLIGEIRQPIPAEPGKPLCYDCEYKRNGTANLFVFLDAHCSWRKVKVTERRTADDFAQCMRDLVDIHYPQAPRIRVVLDNLSTHTPAALYQALPPVEARRILQRIEFHYTPKHASWLNMVEIEIGVLRSQCLDRRIDCRDRLITEVAAWEQLRNASGARINWMFSTETARKKLAKAYPVPTSDKPS